The region AAACATACTTGGAACCGTCAAGTGTACCTTAACTAGTCTGAATATGGAAATAATCAAGTTTGCAATTCTTATATGAATCCTACTTTGAAAAACGCTATTGATATATTggaaaacgtaaaaaaaaagcGCATCTAAACTAAAGCCAAAATTCGAAAAAGTTAACTATCCAAAAGGAAATTGACCAAGTTGGAGACTATGCGTTTGTGTAGTGATCTTAAACAAATATACGAATTATTGACCAGCTATATTAATAAGGTTATATTCTTAACAGTAGAATAAACTGGGTCTCAAAAAGCGAAGCTACATATTACCTTTGAAAGTAAAATTACTAGTAAAATAGTTTCGAGAAACAAAAacgtttttgacattttatttttgtaattcaaaagATGTTTGAAATGATTGTTGATTTTAGGAATTGTACATCATCATAGCAACAATTACATCATCATAGCAACAGTTGAAATTATCAATTTCAATTCtcgacaaataaaaaaattatgttcgttataaacttgtatatattaattttataattacgtacaaaaaaaaaaattaaaacctctaattaaactttataaaaacaattactaatttttattcttgcaagttgaacaaataaaaattactagtaTAAATGAGATCTGCTAACAAAGCTGATACAATATTAGTATCCTTAAAAGAAATCATAAAGAAAGTTTATGTTTTGTAAGGTTTTGTAACATTTTTGGTCAATTGACTCATAAATTCTTTTTCTCCCATATCagagaaatattttaatacatccTTACCTTTCTCTGCATGAATTAACAAATATTCATTTCCGAGATCGatataattgtaattataattaCTCATACAGATTGATGCGCAAAACCTGACAAGAAATAGTGTGTATAATACTTTAAGCTCTggtttatttaaagtaattaaagaaGAATACCCACTAAAAATAGCCGCAATACTACTCATGCGATTTTTGTCGTCTGCACCAATTGAAAAATACATCAATGCTGTTGCAAGATCGACTACTCTATACGAGTAAAGTAATTCATCAAAATCGAGAACCCCGACCAATTGTTTATcgttttgtaatatattttgatcatttaaaTCAGTATGTATCCACTGCCTAGGTAGATTATGAATAATAGGCGAtacattattttcaaataaacgCAAAACATCTTCACAcagtttttttacaacttcgTCTTTTATAAGAGTTATATATTCAGGTAAAACGTACGGAGCTTTCATAGTGTCCCATGCTTCTTTGCCAGTAATGATATCCTCACAAGAACTACAAATGTTTGGCTTAAAACCATAAGGAAatgaattaaaatgaaataaaacaaaactttaacagatttatatgtatatgtatatatatatatatatatatatatatatatatatatatatatatatatatatatatatatatatatatatatatatatatatatatatatatgtttaaatatatatatgtttaaatatatatatgtttaaatatatatatgtgtgtgtatatatatacagtcgtgtgacaatttattatggGCACCTatgaattttgatcattttaaagtttaatcttatttttttcatatgaagaGTAAAAATTCACTATTGAAAGTTAATCTttcgtttaaaataaagttttaactcaTAAAATCagtgccttttttttttgctactggcAACACTGTCACTTTTGACAGCCATTTTGTATGATGTCATcttaattataatctttttgctgtacacttgttaagttttattaccAGAGTTTTGAATTCGTTTATTAGGTTATcgtcaaaatatttatttaaatcagtaaaaatatcgtttcttgaatatttctttttattttaaagtaaaaataattgtatttgatttgatatttttaaagttatgagtaCCAAAGCAAATTCTTAACTGCAGTACTGAAATGtgatatcttattttagttatggGGAAAAAAAAGGACTTGTTccacaaaaaattgctgaaatcagggcacttttaataaatactaatctTTCTCAATGAGAAATTGCCAGAAAATGTGGTATTTCGCGGGTTTCTgtacaaaatatatacacaaaaaatggCTAATATTGAGAACTTGATACCAAAGAAAGTGTGGAAAGAAGAGAATCCTAACACCAAGCGATAAAAGAATACTTACCAAGATTGTTCTAGAAAATAGACAGGCCACCAACAATGAAATAACTAATAAGCTGGACCAATCCGGAGTCAAAATGTCAAAGAGAACAGTTCAACGATCTTGGTTACATTTTACGACATCCAGCTAAGAACTTAAACTGACGCCAAAAATGATGCAAAAAAGGCTGGAGTGGGCAAAAAAGTATAGGAATTTAACAGAAGAGGATTGGAAATtggtaaaattaatttagatgtatttaaaatatccaATTTCTTacatcaaactttaaatattgacTTAACAAtccttgtataatattttaaggTATGCTTTGGCGACGAGAGTACTTTCCAAACTTTAACAAAGAAGACTCattaactaaaaagaaaaaaaggggAAAAATACTTATTGGACTGCATCATTCAAACTGTTAAACACCCAACCTCTGTGATGATCTAGTCAGTGATATGTGGAAGGGGAATGGGGAGGCTCTATATTGTAGAGGGAATAGTGAATcagttacaatataaaaaagtccTGGAACAAAGATTGTTGCCACAATTGGCAGAATGGTTTAGTCCaggtgaaaaaaaaaccttcatGCAGGATGGGGCACCATGTCACACGgctaaatcagttaaaaaatactatCAGAACAAAATATTCTATTACTTGATTGGCCAGGAAACTCTCCTGATCCTAAATCCTATAGAAAATATTTGGGCGCTCCTAAAGAAGCAAAtatctaaagaaaatattacaattaaagtgtatttaatagaaaaaaatattcaccaTTGGAAccataataaagaatataaggAAATGGCAGAAAAATGCATCAAAAGTTTGCCAAAAAGGGTTCTTGCAATTATAGAGGCAAAAGGAGAAATCACCAAATATTGatcttgaatatatttatagtaaatatttgaataataaaatttattaacaatttgttaaatgttttttatttgtcaaaaaaatactcatttcttaaataaaaattacttttgagtacataaatcacaaaaaaatattaaaataatagacTTTGAAACTTgagaatgtaaaaaattgtgggtggccataataaattgtcacacgactgcatatatatatgtatatatatatatatatatatatatatatatatatatatatatatatatatatatatatatatatatatatatatatatgtgagtgtgtatatatatatatattggcgtaatatactagctccccccccccccaaataAAACACTGAGGAGGGGTAGGGGGTGAACAATGCATTTAGCCCCCCAACTTTCGCgaccttcctacgccactgtgtgtgtgtgtgtgtgtgtgtgtgtgtgtgtgtgtgtgtgtgtgtgtgtgtgtgtgtgtgtgtgtgtgtgtgtgtgtgtgtgtgtgtgtgtgtgggtgtgtgtatatacatatacagagctaatattcatcaataaattttaaatttcatagtaaaatattttagctttcaaaaattatgaccatataaagttttaacccccctcaatttgagggggttataaattttatatggtcattatttttgaacgctgaaagataatactatgaaacttaaaatttatcgatgaatataagtctagttgagaatagtacaaaaaatatttcatcaacttgttgctctgacgtttggggcagggggggGCACAAAacttggggcttttttgttcccagcctccaatcatcgcaattttttgcaaagcatttttagttgacataagtataaacatataaatgtttggcaTTTGCTCCATgcctggaagttagctatctcaaagaccaaaaaaagcTGGTTCCGGCTCtgacatatatacatatacatacatacatatatatatatatatatatatatatatatatatatatatatatatatatatatatatatatatatatatatatacaggccctATCAGAGGGGGAGCCACATGGGCCGTATGGCCTAGGCCTCCGATTTTGTTAAGGCCtcacattttcaaaacacaTTTGTTAAACAcgaaaataaatatcaaagtaattattttaatctaattattctaaacaatttaactttagattaacttaaaataataaactaatttctttttcataattacACATTTCCAAACCTAAATTCGACATGATAAAGATTACGTCATGTAATGATGCAATTAACCCTCCGTCGGGTGCGCTTGATCAAATTGATacaattcaattacttttaattcgTACGAGTTTTTAAGTTATGACTTAGTGTTCTGCTTTTTAGTAgcttcattttttcttatattttttagttgtacttcatcaaacaagattaaatcaatttgttttgaactgttttttatcattttatataaaattgacaTATTGCGCTTTTGTACATTGCGTTTTGTACGTTACATTATGTAACTTTGAGAATAGTAATACTTTTTTGttctggtaaatattttttaatttttaaatataattctatttataaatttgtataagttCGATtgatgtataaatttattatattttcaaatttcaatattatttccaGAAACCATTAAAATGAAGAGAAAATTTGATAGTGGTGAAAGTAAAAGGCGGCGGAGAAAAGAATTGGCCGAAGAAGCATGCACCAACTCAAAGAAAAtatattcgtttttaaaaaaatcacaaaacacAGTTCGAATTGAACAAGCAAACCAAACTCAAAGTGTGAGTGACAATGGTAACATTGAAAATATAGTTGTTTCAATTGCAGAAGACCCAATTTTGGACCAACAATTAGCaggaaatttaaatattataaacgaGGAACGGGTTGAAACCGAAATCTCATTATAGGAAAATGCaggtgaaaataaaatttgagatATGGAAACAGAGATAACTGATCCGATTCATCAAGGTAATCCgttcaattttattgacattGGGATTATCAACAAGAAAAATTCTTGTCAAGTGAACTCTTTTCTTAAAATTACTTCTTTGAAATTCCAAATAATATCGTTAAAGACTCTAATCATCATGCATTTCCTTATCGTTTCTTAAACAAAACTCTTGCAAATGGAGAAACATGCAACAGAGACTGGTTGCGCTGGAGTGTTGAAAACAATCTTTGTATTGTGCACCATGTTTCCTTTTGAACAAAAATGCTGCAAATGTGTTATTTTTCTCTAGTTCTGCCGGATGGGGCATCAGTAGAGGTTGGAGAAGATTGAAAGATCGTATTCCGTCGCACGAAAGTTCAATTTACCATAAAGAAAACCATGTTGTATGGAAATCTGCTAGTAGAGCAGCATTATGTGAAACTTCAGTggataatttacttttatcagAACTCAAGACTGAAActgaaaattggaaaaaattattccaacGTATTCTagatgttattatttttctttctgaaCGTGGATTAGCACTTTTTGGTTCTAACCAACGAATAGGTGATCAGGCGAATGGAAACTTTTTAGGTATTATCGAGCTTCTTAGCAAATATGACCCACTTTTAGCTGAGCATGTTAAACATGTTCGAGAATCACAACAGTGTAAGCAGCGAATGCAAGCTCATTATCTTTCAACACAAATTCACAACgaatttattgatatttgtgGTTCACATGTTCAAACAGCAATCCTCCACGAAATTGtgaaaagcaaaatatttttcaataatagttGATGCTACTCCAGATTGCTCGTACAAGGAGCAAACTACTCTGGTTATTcgttatgttaaatttttattcaaactttttagttgaagaaagatttattttatttgacaatttttcaaaaaaaaactggaaGGGAAATCGCTGCTAGAACACTAGaaatattgaaaactttgaagCTGGATTTCGAAGCATGCATTGGTCAAGCTTACAACAATGGTGCTCATATAGCTGGAAAGTATATCGGGGTGCAAGCGATTTTGATACAACAAAATCAAAACTGTATGTTTTCTAGCTGCGGAAATCACTCATTAAATTTAGTTGGTGTCGATCGCGCTGAATCATGCAAAGAAGCAGTAACgtattttggaaaaattcagCAAATGTACAATTTATTCAGTAGCAGTCCTCAAAGGTGGGAAATTTTAACACAACATCTTCCTGTTTCCTTGCATGGAATGTCCAAAACAAGATGGTCAGCATGGATTGATGGTGTTAAACCAGTTGCACAACATTTGAACTCAGTAAGAAGTGCTTTAAATGAACTTGGGGTACTACATTTAACAGCCCAGACTAAAATGGAACTCAATGCTATTCAAAAGTATATTTCCTAATTTGATTGCATTTTGATGTCGTCTATCTGGATGAAGCTACTCACAATGATTCATCAGACAAATCTAATCATCGAGGCACGCCAAGCCACTCTTGATATtgaaaaagataacattaaaaatctatgtaATGACATTCAAAGGTTGCGTGAACAGTTTGACAGGATTTTAAATGAGTCAAAATTTATTGCAAGAAATATTGGTGTTTCATGTGAGTTTTTAACTAATCGTCATTTTCCAAGTCAAGATGATGCTAAGTTGTATTTCAAAATCAATGTATATTTTGTCATCATTGACTCAATTCAATCTGGCCTCAAGCGACGATTTCAGTCGTTACaagaaatttgtaaactttttggATATCTCTGGcagtttaaaaacttgaatgacgAAGATCATTCAAATTTTGTGCTCAACATTATCTTGCGTCGCGTTTTGcgcaaatttttcttttgggGCCTCCGATTTTTAACTGGCCGGTGCCTCTACACACCTCTGATAGAGCTTGTatatctgtgtgtatatatatatatatatatatatatatatatatatatatatatatatatatatatatatgtacacacacagatatatatatatatatatacatacatatatatatatacatacatacatatatatatatatatatatatatatatatatatatatatatatatagagagagagagagagagagagagagagagagagagagagagagagagagagagaaagagagagagattatatatatatatatatatatatatatatatatatatatatatatatatatatatacacacatatattatagatcatccaggtcatattttcaaaattgcttgcataaaatatccggaaaaatccGGAATATGTTTTCCCTTACTttcctcttaattttgcttttagatgagttatttaaaaaaaaattttcaaacttttcataacttttttttgagtgATGAGTAGAAAAgcttagaaaaataatatattacaaaaatatatacctaaacTCATATTTCtggaaaatgttttggaaatcCGGAAAAACttcaagttgaaaaaaatatccggaaaaagataattccttatatatatatatatatatatatatatatatatatatatatatatatatatatatatatatatatatatatatatatatatatatatatacatatgtatatatatatacatatgtatatatatatacatgtgtatatatatacacatatgtatatatatacacataaatatgtatatatatatacatatgtatatatatatatacatatgtatatatatatacatatgtatgtgtatatatatatatatatatatatatatatatatatatatatatatatatatatatatatatatatatacacacacacacacgatTTGTATTTTACACAATATacttatttaatgttttcattataattcttaaaaaaaaaggttgggctattgtttagaaataaaaatagaaaaaaagtgactctaaatttttaaacagacactttttttaaagagacACGTTTTAAAGTGTTTTCAAATGccgttattattaaaaaatatatataaacctaATAGTTAACAAAAAGGGgtatttttctttgaattattaggcaacaaactttaaaatttaaaaaaatattcttaaaacattatctcaactttttgtttgtttgtaaatCCAACTACTAAAAGTCTTTGTTGATGGTGCTTGAGACTACAAGGTTAAAAATGATGAACCACTATTTGTGATATTTATGCCAAGTGTTGGCCTCAAGACTTATTTTCTGAAAAGTTTTATACATAGAGACAGCACAGCTTGTGAAAGCAATGAAATCTACAAGTGCTCAACATCTACTGCTTACAAAAACATTAGAGGATTTAATTATATCTAGCAGCTTCTTCAAATCTAAGCCTTGATTACAGTCTCAGGTTACAGCGTTGATTACTACCTCAGGATTTTGCTGTCTTTATCGGCTGAAGTTTTTAAACCTATTATTCGCTTAAAGCTAGAGTTTAAgcagatctttttattaaaaaaacccaCCCATATAGActttgttgttgaaaaaaattaacactaccACCTAATGTCTCTAAACATGAATACAcaggaaaaaatttatatagagCCATCTCACTATGGAAATCTTTAGACAACCTAATGTTGGTACATCATCTAATTgtgttcacaaaaaaaaaaaaaaatttaaaatgggaTGGGAAATCTTGCTTTcgaaaaatttgttgaaaataattagtttgttatatttattgtatttttatttgattttatttatttgctctcagacttgtaatttttaattttatgtatgtatatatacaattgttaattttttaataaatttttaacccaTGATATCTATGTTTGTGGATACTGTCTTATATAGGTTAATGcgttgattttaattagtttgctggtttttaaaaaactattgtaaatGGTCAAcagaaaagaaagtttttaaatttaaaaaaccagtAAAGACTTGAAAATACATTGATTCATTAGAGGTTGGTGCAAAGCTAgcaaaaacttaaagtttttcaattattgttaATTCAgaattttaattcattcataacaaaaaaataaagaacaaaaacagTTTAGTTGCAAAGTAGCaaaataaacacacacacaaaagaAATAGCTACTTGCTACAGAGACAAACTTTCTGATGCATAATTAGTTTATGTCATTAGCAATGGACTCactaaatttgactttttttttcaatcagcATACTTTTATCAATGAGATTTAATCTTTAAGAGGTTCTCAAtggtatcaaataatttaatattcgGCAGacaataatttacaatattttgttaAGTAGCAATGCTGTCAAACATTTGACAACTAAGccaataaaactacaaaaactttatagttttacCAACCCAACCATTATACCAACCTAGCATATAAACTTGTTATAGTCTTCACATAAATAACTTTGGTTGCAATATTTATGAATGAACTTTTctcatttaattattattagataaGAGAAATTTATCAATGGATAAAGTCATTGTTTGGAGTTATCATGATACAGATTAAACCACATCACTgagttgtttaaaaataaggatATCTGAACCAGTGGATGGTCCAAGACATTCCAAAACCATCAGCTTAGAACATCAAACTTATAATGCAGACAGGCCAGCTACAGCAAATTTAGTCATATCTTATTCTAAAGAGTGCACAGTTCATCAATTTTCCCAGTCTTAAAGGCAGttgtatcaaaacaaaaaccaatAACATGTTCATCaagattttattaattgaactgaaatttgaaattgaaaattgaaTTGAACTTGAACTGTATTTGCAGCTATCTGTCCAGTTCCAGAAGTCAACTTGGGCACAACAAAAAATTggcattttatcattttaacaGAGAAACATGAACAATTTTTGAACATGAAAAAAACATGAACAAGGCTTCTGAAGAGGTTATCTGACtgaaaataaacttgaatttaaaagttttcaatttaaaagttaccttAAAGACTTtggaaaaagtaaaagtttcaaagttatttaattcaaacttaaTTACTTCCACTAAACCACTAAagttttaatgctaaaaataataaactaaattactcaaaaacttcaaaaaaaattcataaattgaTTCGAACCCGCAACCAATATCTTGCTGACACAGCTGCTtctaagtttttaaacattccTAAATATTTCCACTGTGCGCTACATTAAGTGgaacacttttaaatttaaaaatataaataaataaataaatatatatatatatatatatatatatatatatatatatatatatatatatatatatatatatgtatatatatatatatatatatatatatatatatatatatatatatatgtatatatgtatatatgtatatatgtatatatgtatatatgtatatatgtatatatatatatatacatatatatatatatatatatatatatatatatatatatatatatatatatatgtatatatgtatatatgtatataatatcaggcttggtcgggagaggcgtgcgatcgcactctgATCTTGACCACGCATACAATATTTAGTTGCGACAACTTGCCCACGGCTTCatagatgttttgagaacatttcaaaaaataatcaagcGCAAAAAAGTTcaactggaccgatgagagacaattacaaaaattaaaagctgcctgattaaattgttataaaataagtttagaataattaataaacttcGTCTTTTATAATTAAGCGACActcttttatataaagtaaaaacttactattaataattgtttaataaagaaacaattgttattcaatttatcaaagagtttagtataatttcttttatttgagtACTTCTGATTTATTTCAACAAGATTCTAATAAACAAACGtttgttgatttatttaataaataaaaaagtcaatctttttttaaccatttcGCGCTTTACGTAGTTGGCCtgagttttgtttttacaaattacaTACGATTCTTTGTAGTACGACGAacaaaagaaacaattaaatCATTCCGTTACTATGACAATGTTAGAACGTTGTTTTTAGCAGtatcttaaaaaatgttaaaaacaattcCGCAATGTGCTAGACCCCTGAATTAGCGGTCTATAATGATCAGTATCCAAAAAAATTACATTCcaaatgaattatatttttattttttattttactaaccaaaaccaaattttaaatacGTCAAACTATctgaaagcatttttttatgattaaactcaaaaggtaaaaataaattacgaggaggaagcggaactgctttaCCACTGATTATGaatagtgagtgggctttttttttatttttcattttaataagtatttaaaacagaaataagtaaatttaagtttaagtataacaaATTTGTAAGAATGACatctgaagcaaaaaaaattcaagatagtaaaccaatatctaagaacttaaaaacttttcttttgtgggggaaagaatcagttattgGATACACGGAAGAAAATGGCTTAGTTGTCAAAATATGGTGTAAGATTTGTGCTAGGAacaaaactgaaattttaacGGATGCTTTAGTTAAAGGAGTATCAAATCATTCTTTGACAGCGTTTACGGAGGGAACTTGTGTGGTGACAAAGTATcaggtaaaattaaaataattagcttGTTCTTAATTTGTGACTCCAggaattaatttaaacataatttttctaccattatataacttataactGTAGTTATCTTATAATTTACTATATTACTaagtgaataaattttttagaaaattgcttAATTTGAACCgtgattttttctttgataataataaaggtTGATCGCCATCTTAGAGGGCAAAGCCATAGATTAGCGGTGCTGATTGATAATGGTAACTCAGAAGATCCTGGAAGTAGTTGTATTGCTAACCTCGATATGGAAAACTTGTTAACTATTACACAAGACAACCGCGAAGCGTTATTAAAGATGATTAGAACAGCCTATGAAATGGCTCTAAAACCAAGCATGCCACATAGCCATTTCAAGACACTGATCAAATGCCAAAGACTTAATGGTGCACTCCTTTTACAAGGAAAAGACAACAATAAAGCAGGTTATTGATTTTTAGGTTCAGTTTCTTTTtcgtaatttaataaaataattcaaatgaaaaaatcaaattaaagttACGTTACTATTATaatgaaagtttaatttttttttttttttaagattttacatTCGAATGGTCTTATCCTTTTGAtttatccattttattttttaatttgaaaaatattagttttattattatttttttattttattgtttttaatttcttttttagcaCGTGAATATATCTCATGCATTGCCAGTGccattaaagaaaaagttgctAAAATTGTCAATGAAACAAACTTTTCCTCCATTCTTTCCGATGGTTCTCAGGCTAGAAAAACAAAGGATGAAAAAGAGTTGATTCTTGTGCGCGTTGAACGCGAAGGGACCCCTGCCTGTTTTGTAGTTTCTTTACTTGATATGAACAGTTTGGGTGGTATGAATGCCAATACCATTAAAAAGGCTATTGATAGCATTTTTATTGAAACCGGTAGTGTTCCTTTAACTGCGTCAGCTTACAAATAGAAACTTGTAAGCGCTACGGCCGACGGAGCTTGCGTTAATTTTGGAATTTATAATGGCGTgttaacacaattaaaaaaagatagaatGTGGCTGATAAAAATTCACTGCGTAAACCATCGTTTAGAATTAGCAATAAAAGATGCTGTGAAAGATATTTCCCAGTATAAAGAGTGTGAACGTTTTTACATTtccatatttaatttatttcgcAATTCTGGAAAGCTAAAATGCGCAGTTAAAAAAGCTGCTGAGGCTTTGAACATTACATATTACACGTTGCCTAAAATATTTGGAACGCGCTTTATAAGTCACAGGAGACGCGGCtttacaaaacttttacataattGGCCTTCGCTTATTGTGGGTTTCGATAATACTCTTGCTGATCGCGACACTAAAGCAGATATGCGTGCTAAACTTTCTGGATTGTCCAAATGGTTGCATGACTACAGACTATTATGTATGGTTTGTAGTTATTTGGACATCTTAGAAAAGTTATCACCATTATCATtggtttttgaaaaacaaatgttaatgGTGAATGAGTTAAAACCAGCGGTGGATATAACAAAGGCTAGCTTAGCGGAATTAAGCCATGaagatattgataatattattgatTCATATTTACTCAAGTTTATAATCAATGAAAAAGATGGTTCAACCAATCTTCTTTCTTCGTATTTCAAAGAAGGTAACG is a window of Hydra vulgaris chromosome 15, alternate assembly HydraT2T_AEP DNA encoding:
- the LOC101240165 gene encoding hydroxylysine kinase; the encoded protein is MGTEPQIVKKVDERSWKIRPYVSDQQVKDIAYKCFGLDVSNVKEIVSYEDRNFLLEGKLINEKYKEFDKFVLKIFNGEFTLFKHIFESNNSILLNSAKNWSFQTPVPIETLNCNETIGVCKVPLQKGFICEEDSKSELISEDGWYDFAHLVRLVIYIPGQVVNVKEMNEDLLFSFGKMVAELAIGLQPNICSSCEDIITGKEAWDTMKAPYVLPEYITLIKDEVVKKLCEDVLRLFENNVSPIIHNLPRQWIHTDLNDQNILQNDKQLVGVLDFDELLYSYRVVDLATALMYFSIGADDKNRMSSIAAIFSGYSSLITLNKPELKVLYTLFLVRFCASICMSNYNYNYIDLGNEYLLIHAEKGKDVLKYFSDMGEKEFMSQLTKNVTKPYKT